From a region of the Streptomyces caniferus genome:
- a CDS encoding NADH-quinone oxidoreductase subunit A: MNAYAPILVLGALGAGFAIFSVVMATLVGPRRYNRAKLEAYECGIEPTPHPSGGGRFPIKYYLTAMLFIVFDIEIVFLYPWAVTFDALGLFGLVEMLLFALTVFVAYAYVWRRGGLEWD; encoded by the coding sequence GTGAACGCTTACGCGCCCATCCTCGTACTGGGAGCCCTCGGGGCAGGCTTTGCGATCTTCTCCGTCGTGATGGCCACCCTCGTCGGGCCCAGGCGCTACAACCGGGCCAAGCTCGAGGCGTACGAGTGCGGAATCGAGCCGACGCCACATCCGTCCGGTGGCGGTCGCTTCCCGATCAAGTACTACCTGACGGCGATGCTCTTCATCGTCTTCGACATCGAGATCGTCTTCCTCTACCCCTGGGCCGTCACCTTCGACGCCCTGGGGCTGTTCGGGCTCGTCGAGATGCTGCTCTTCGCGCTCACCGTCTTCGTCGCCTACGCCTATGTCTGGCGTCGTGGCGGCCTGGAATGGGACTAG